From Humisphaera borealis, the proteins below share one genomic window:
- a CDS encoding complex I subunit 1/NuoH family protein encodes MTEILDSILKDPLHFIYTHVPPWVYIAAISHFAILGVVAYLILLERKTASWVQDRIGPNRVGLDFGILPFKFLKNVNGFGQPLADGVKFIVKEDYKPKGVDTVLFTIAPAFMVIVIIISIAVIPWGGTYQNTKDVDVTGTKQTSGIAAIDDNLPPSTTVVSASGKTDLAKQSTHSVFEISGPKGTTDYKAAGTKVLATYEIRNAAGQVHRYTRAIDISGYTEPSEAAAVQARLPADAVLLKTDEKVSIDVPIELVKNADGTFSEVVRSVAYRWEFAPGRLDIGILYVLAVLSLAVYGVVVGGWASNNKYSFLGGLRATANMISYEIPLGLAILCVVLMFGTLDIAKLVDGQAGYWIGVIPAWNCFSQPLPFILFVICIHAEANRAPFDTAEAEQELVGGYHTEYSAMRFALFFLAEYAGMVTTSAICVALFLGGWHLPYLDYLWPAIGGNVAGAPASVTDSLIACLVRTGVFFGKTVAIIFLFMWVRWSLPRFRFDQIMILAWRALIPISLALLMATAVTIYLTAGPTAAGEPTFVKPIAGTLALALLAMNVIVLIATMFISKLLPQPSPTNRKMPLPNSRFRKTPLPGKPVERIPVAAAT; translated from the coding sequence ATGACAGAAATCCTTGACTCCATCCTGAAGGACCCCCTCCACTTCATCTACACCCACGTTCCACCGTGGGTGTACATCGCCGCGATCTCGCACTTTGCGATCCTCGGCGTGGTGGCGTACCTGATCCTGCTGGAACGCAAGACCGCGTCGTGGGTTCAGGACCGCATCGGCCCCAACCGCGTCGGCCTCGACTTCGGCATTCTCCCGTTCAAGTTTCTCAAGAACGTCAACGGCTTCGGCCAGCCCCTGGCCGACGGCGTAAAGTTCATCGTTAAGGAAGACTATAAGCCCAAGGGCGTCGACACCGTTCTGTTCACGATCGCCCCGGCGTTCATGGTGATCGTCATCATCATCTCGATCGCCGTCATCCCCTGGGGCGGGACGTATCAGAACACCAAAGACGTGGATGTAACGGGGACGAAGCAGACCTCGGGCATCGCAGCGATCGACGACAATCTGCCGCCGAGTACGACGGTCGTCAGTGCCTCCGGCAAGACCGACCTTGCCAAGCAGTCCACGCACTCCGTCTTCGAGATTTCCGGCCCCAAAGGCACCACCGATTACAAGGCCGCCGGCACCAAGGTGCTGGCGACCTACGAGATTCGCAACGCCGCCGGCCAGGTGCACCGGTATACCCGCGCGATCGATATCAGCGGCTACACCGAACCGTCCGAAGCGGCCGCCGTTCAAGCACGCCTGCCGGCCGATGCGGTTCTGTTGAAAACCGATGAGAAGGTGTCGATCGACGTCCCCATCGAACTGGTGAAGAACGCAGACGGCACGTTCTCGGAAGTCGTCCGTAGCGTCGCCTATCGCTGGGAATTCGCCCCCGGACGGCTTGATATCGGCATCCTTTACGTCCTGGCCGTCCTGTCGCTCGCCGTCTACGGCGTGGTCGTCGGCGGCTGGGCCTCGAACAACAAGTACTCGTTCCTCGGCGGCCTCCGCGCGACCGCCAATATGATCTCGTACGAAATCCCGCTGGGCCTGGCGATCCTGTGCGTCGTGCTGATGTTCGGCACGCTCGACATCGCCAAGCTCGTTGACGGGCAGGCCGGTTATTGGATCGGCGTGATCCCCGCCTGGAACTGCTTCAGCCAGCCGTTGCCGTTTATCCTGTTTGTGATCTGCATTCACGCCGAAGCCAACCGCGCCCCGTTCGACACCGCCGAAGCCGAGCAGGAACTGGTCGGCGGGTATCACACCGAATACTCGGCGATGCGGTTCGCCCTGTTCTTCCTCGCCGAATACGCGGGCATGGTCACCACGTCGGCGATCTGCGTTGCGTTGTTCCTGGGCGGCTGGCACCTGCCGTACCTGGACTACCTTTGGCCCGCCATCGGCGGCAACGTCGCCGGCGCGCCGGCGTCGGTTACGGACAGCCTGATTGCCTGCCTCGTCCGCACGGGCGTCTTCTTCGGGAAGACCGTCGCCATCATCTTCCTGTTCATGTGGGTTCGCTGGAGCCTGCCCCGGTTCCGGTTCGACCAGATCATGATCCTGGCCTGGCGTGCCCTGATTCCGATCTCTCTGGCGCTGCTGATGGCAACCGCCGTCACGATTTACCTGACCGCCGGTCCGACGGCGGCGGGCGAACCGACCTTCGTGAAGCCGATCGCCGGTACGCTGGCTTTGGCGTTGCTCGCGATGAATGTGATCGTGCTGATCGCGACGATGTTCATCAGCAAGCTGTTGCCGCAACCGTCACCGACCAACCGCAAGATGCCGCTACCCAACAGCCGTTTCCGAAAGACGCCGTTGCCAGGCAAACCCGTTGAGCGGATCCCGGTGGCTGCTGCGACGTGA
- a CDS encoding NuoI/complex I 23 kDa subunit family protein: protein MKESDVIVLQEPKLSLSDQFYLPQVLIGLGTTMKHMFNVVARDKHLVVSYPEERREDKPVEEGGMFQQTYRGVHRLNKDEDGRVKCVACFMCSTACPARCIHIEADESPWADREKYPAKFDIDELRCIYCGMCEEACPVDAIELTSLYDIVGLTRQEMIFDKAKLLRVYDETVKAEPM, encoded by the coding sequence ATGAAAGAATCCGACGTCATCGTCCTGCAAGAACCCAAGCTGTCTCTCTCGGACCAGTTCTATCTCCCCCAGGTTCTGATCGGCCTGGGGACGACGATGAAGCACATGTTCAACGTCGTCGCGCGAGACAAGCATCTGGTCGTCTCGTATCCCGAGGAACGCCGCGAGGATAAGCCCGTCGAAGAGGGCGGCATGTTCCAGCAGACATATCGCGGGGTTCACCGCCTGAACAAGGACGAAGACGGCCGAGTGAAGTGCGTCGCGTGCTTCATGTGCTCGACCGCGTGCCCGGCCCGGTGCATTCATATCGAAGCCGACGAGTCCCCCTGGGCCGATCGCGAAAAGTACCCGGCGAAGTTCGATATCGACGAGTTGCGCTGCATCTACTGCGGCATGTGTGAAGAAGCCTGCCCGGTTGATGCGATCGAATTGACGAGCCTGTACGACATCGTCGGCCTGACTCGCCAGGAAATGATCTTCGACAAGGCGAAGCTGCTGAGGGTGTACGACGAGACGGTCAAGGCTGAGCCGATGTGA
- a CDS encoding NADH-quinone oxidoreductase subunit J family protein has protein sequence MLAVSSLAASFSLPALAHSALAEASTAAPLLPPLLILLLCVVAGIATSMLLPSKRTANVRRIGGAVLVLAGLAFAAMLFHATFGAGTEAATIYFWPFAVIALVSGVRVVTHPRPVYSALYFVLTTFASAGLFVLLWAEFMAAALILIYAGAILVTYVFVIMLAQQATSPDQSATTENEYDTIAREPIVAATVGFAMMAMLLFVITDRSSAIAKVGEAAIGPNGNLVAELVTKGESTKGIGRHLFEYHLVNLELAGLILTLATIGAIVITRRKVVTADSPKVAAVMSTPYTPIDDNPHSIPVYGTDNPNQKAYPET, from the coding sequence ATGCTCGCTGTCTCGTCCCTTGCCGCTTCCTTCTCCCTGCCAGCCCTGGCCCATTCGGCGCTGGCCGAAGCCTCAACGGCAGCGCCGCTTCTGCCGCCATTGCTGATCCTGCTGCTGTGCGTCGTGGCGGGAATCGCGACTTCGATGCTGTTGCCATCGAAGCGAACCGCCAACGTCCGCCGTATCGGCGGGGCGGTCCTGGTGCTGGCAGGACTGGCGTTTGCCGCCATGCTGTTCCACGCGACCTTCGGAGCGGGAACCGAGGCGGCGACCATCTACTTCTGGCCGTTCGCGGTCATCGCCTTGGTATCCGGCGTTCGCGTCGTCACCCACCCCCGGCCGGTTTACTCGGCCCTTTACTTCGTTCTGACAACATTCGCGTCGGCCGGTCTGTTCGTGCTGCTGTGGGCCGAGTTCATGGCCGCCGCCCTGATCCTGATTTACGCCGGTGCGATTCTGGTCACGTACGTGTTCGTCATCATGCTGGCTCAGCAGGCAACATCGCCTGACCAGTCGGCGACGACCGAGAACGAGTACGACACGATCGCCCGCGAGCCCATCGTCGCGGCGACGGTCGGTTTCGCCATGATGGCGATGCTGCTGTTCGTCATTACCGATCGGTCCTCGGCGATTGCCAAGGTCGGCGAAGCCGCGATCGGACCGAATGGTAATCTGGTTGCCGAATTGGTCACCAAGGGCGAGTCGACCAAGGGCATCGGCCGACATCTGTTCGAATATCACCTCGTGAACCTTGAACTGGCAGGTCTGATCCTGACACTGGCGACCATCGGCGCGATCGTCATCACCCGTCGCAAGGTCGTGACGGCCGATTCGCCCAAGGTCGCCGCCGTGATGTCTACCCCGTATACGCCGATCGACGACAATCCGCACAGCATTCCGGTCTACGGGACGGACAACCCGAATCAGAAGGCGTACCCGGAAACGTGA
- the nuoK gene encoding NADH-quinone oxidoreductase subunit NuoK produces the protein MTQLALQQYLIVGAIMFALGLIGFMTRRNLIVMFLSTELMFQGVTVNLIAFGHYHNNLYGQAFTIFVLVVAAAEASLALGLVVLLFRTKNTLDADAWRELKG, from the coding sequence ATGACCCAGCTCGCCCTCCAACAATACCTGATCGTCGGCGCGATCATGTTCGCCCTCGGGCTCATCGGGTTTATGACCCGTCGGAACCTGATCGTCATGTTCCTGAGCACGGAACTGATGTTCCAAGGGGTGACCGTCAACCTGATCGCGTTCGGCCATTACCACAACAATCTGTACGGGCAGGCCTTCACGATCTTTGTCCTAGTGGTCGCCGCCGCCGAAGCGAGTTTGGCGCTGGGCTTGGTCGTGCTGCTGTTCAGGACCAAGAACACGCTGGATGCCGACGCGTGGCGAGAATTGAAAGGGTGA